One window of the Sparus aurata chromosome 7, fSpaAur1.1, whole genome shotgun sequence genome contains the following:
- the sema3b gene encoding semaphorin-3B: MMTMMMMMAAMMVTCSSLFLLGLAAAHASSGTMTRTSSSSSSSSSSSSSSSSSSSSPRMKLSYKELQQFHGVRRFELERSCCFSALLLDEERGRLFVGAKNFLLSLSLDNIAKQEHKIYWPAPVDWREECNWAGKDITSDCVNYVKIVHHYNRTHLYACGTGAFHPTCAFVEVGHRMEDHVFRIDPSKVEDGKGKSPYDPRHNAASVLVGDELYAGVATDLMGRDFTIFRSLGKRPSIRTEQHDSRWLNEPKFVGSFWVPESENPDDDKVFFFFRETAVEAQGLGKSTYSRIGQLCRNDMGGQRSLVNKWTTFLKTRLICSVPGADGSDTYFDELRDVFLLQTRDRKNPLVYTVFSTSSSVFKGSAVCLYSMNDIRRAFLGPFAHKEGPNYQWVPFQGKVPYPRPGMCPSKTFGSFESTKGFPDDVIQFARHHPLMYNPVYPMSRRPVFVRTNVDYSFTQIAVDRVSAADGQYDVMFIGTDKGTVLKVINVPKESWNNMEELLLEELEVFKDASSIIDMQISSKRQQLYLGSGTGIAQVPLHRCSVYGKACAECCLARDPYCAWDGTSCTRYLPNTKRRFRRQDVRNGDPNTLCSGDHHKYRVAERKLYGVEASSTFLECIPKSLQARVTWTFQKHPQNPREEVRLDDRILQTDRGLLIRRVLKRDIGVYQCHAMEHGFTQTLLGITLEVVPSTSSSVSNLPSDAPVRLEPRSGGGPPMTNQKLWYRDFMQLVDHPNLSTVDQICEQVWARKNAGIDQADKSFPAPGKDVPPLGPAVRPANKKWKHLQEIRKGRNRRTHDGKPNPRAPRSAGE, translated from the exons ATGATgaccatgatgatgatgatggcggcCATGATGGtcacctgcagctctctgtTCCTGCTGGGTTTGGCCGCCGCCCACGCCTCCTCCGGCACCATGACCCGcacttcctcttcatcctcatcctcctcgtcctcttcttcctcttcctcctcctcgtcctcctcaccACGCATGAAGCTCTCGTACAAAG AGTTGCAGCAGTTCCATGGAGTGAGGCGGTTCGAGCTGGAGCGTTCCTGCTGCTTCAGCGCTCTGCTGCTGGATGAAGAGAGAGGCCGGCTCTTCGTGGGGGCCAAGAACTTCCTGCTGTCTCTGTCATTAGACAATATCGCCAAGCAGGAGCACAAG ATCTACTGGCCCGCTCCTGTCGACTGGAGGGAGGAGTGTAACTGGGCTGGCAAGGACATCACT tCTGACTGTGTGAACTACGTGAAGATCGTGCACCACTATAACCGCACCCACCTGTACGCCTGTGGAACCGGAGCCTTCCACCCTACCTGTGCCTTTGTAGAGGTGGGACACAGGATGGAG GACCATGTGTTCAGGATTGACCCCTCTAAGGTGGAGGACGGGAAGGGGAAGAGTCCGTATGACCCTCGACACAATGCTGCGTCCGTACTCGTCG GTGATGAGCTGTATGCGGGGGTGGCGACGGACTTAATGGGACGAGACTTCACCATCTTCAGGAGCCTGGGGAAACGGCCCTCCATCCGCACGGAGCAGCATGACTCACGCTGGCTCAAcg AACCAAAGTTTGTTGGCTCATTCTGGGTCCCGGAGAGTGAAAACCCCGATGACGACaaggtgtttttcttcttccgtGAGACGGCGGTGGAGGCCCAGGGCCTGGGAAAGTCAACCTACTCCCGCATCGGACAGCTGTGCAGG AATGACATGGGCGGTCAGCGAAGTCTGGTGAACAAGTGGACGACATTCCTCAAGACCCGTCTGATCTGCTCGGTACCAGGAGCTGACGGCAGCGACACGTACTTCGACGAGCTGC GCGATGTATTCCTGCTGCAGACGAGGGACAGAAAGAACCCTCTGGTCTACACTGTCTTCTCTACTTCCAG CAGTGTATTTAAAGGCTCAGCTGTGTGTCTCTACTCCATGAATGACATCCGGAGGGCCTTCCTGGGACCCTTCGCTCACAAAGAGGGGCCCAACTACCAGTGGGTCCCCTTCCAGGGAAAAGTGCCCTATCCCCGCCCAGGAATG TGTCCCAGCAAGACGTTCGGCAGTTTTGAGTCCACGAAGGGTTTCCCAGACGACGTGATCCAGTTTGCACGTCACCACCCTCTGATGTACAACCCGGTGTACCCTATGAGCCGCCGGCCGGTCTTCGTCAGAACTAACGTGGACTACAGCTTCACACAGATCGCCGTGGACAGAGTCAGCGCTGCCGACGGACAGTATGATGTCATGTTTATCGGCACAG ACAAAGGGACAGTACTCAAGGTGATCAATGTTCCCAAGGAGAGCTGGAACAACATGGAAGAACTtctgctggaggagctggaagTCTTCAAA GACGCCTCATCTATCATCGACATGCAGATCTCCTCAAAACGG CAACAGCTGTATCTTGGCTCAGGCACAGGCATCGCCCAGGTCCCCCTTCACCGCTGCAGTGTGTATGGGAAGGCCTGTGCTGAGTGCTGTCTGGCCAGAGACCCGTACTGTGCCTGGGATGGAACATCGTGCACTCGCTACCTGCCAAACACCAAGAG ACGTTTCCGTCGCCAGGATGTGAGGAACGGAGATCCCAACACTCTGTGCTCCGGAG ACCACCATAAGTACCGCGTCGCGGAGAGGAAGCTGTATGGAGTCGAggcaagcagcacatttttggAATGTATCCCCAAATCCCTTCAGGCCAGAGTCACTTGGACCTTCCAGAAACATCCACAGAACCCACGGGAAGAG GTGCGTCTAGATGACCGCATTCTCCAGACGGACAGAGGCCTTCTGATTCGCCGTGTCCTTAAGAGAGACATCGGTGTCTACCAGTGCCACGCCATGGAACACGGCTTCACCCAAACATTACTAGGCATCACCTTGGAAGTCGTACCTTCAACTTCCTCCTCAGTCTCCAATCTCCCCTCCGACGCCCCTGTCCGATTAGAACCCCGCAGCGGAGGTGGGCCCCCAATGACCAATCAAAAGCTTTGGTATCGGGACTTCATGCAGCTTGTGGACCACCCTAACCTGAGCACTGTCGACCAGATTTGTGAGCAAGTTTGGGCGCGGAAGAACGCCGGCATCGACCAAGCAGATAAGAGCTTTCCTGCTCCTGGGAAGGACGTCCCGCCTCTGGGCCCCGCCGTCCGCCCAGCTAACAAGAAGTGGAAGCATCTTCAGGAGATAAGGAAGGGGAGAAACCGCCGGACCCACGACGGGAAACCGAACCCTCGGGCGCCACGCAGCGCAGGGGAGTAA